One region of Glutamicibacter sp. B1 genomic DNA includes:
- a CDS encoding DEAD/DEAH box helicase: MSVTFSALGVPENLANVLSESGIETPFPIQEATLPSTLAGGDVLGRGQTGSGKTLAFSLPLVARLAQRPQRRKARFPRALIMAPTRELATQIAKTVDPLAKATGLRTTVIYGGVAQSRQEKAMNDGVDIVIACPGRLDDLIKQKIVDLSQLEISVLDEADHMADMGFLPVVRRIMDRMPTGIQHMLFSATLDNGVDKVVKRYLSNPTIHSVDAPEAAVNTMEHHVFVVPSDDKKELIRVLAQGTARRIMFMRTKHHAKKMAVTLSKAGVPAVDLHGNLSQNARDRNLAAFASGEAKVLVATDVAARGVHVDGVELVVHIDPPAEHKAYTHRSGRTARAGSDGTVVTICTPDQQGDVVSLLKQAGLKVPFEKVSLDSPVVAKVVGEVAEHVPYVAPVQQKRNPAKKKPAGETSNARGGRGGGRNARGGKPAGEAQGRGGDRRRSDRSGASNQSERPARESRGANAERPSRGANSERPSRGANTERPSRGARGANADRPTNSSRSARSGGRNAAGAAGGRSRGPRRASSPATGGR, from the coding sequence ATGTCCGTAACTTTTAGCGCCCTTGGCGTGCCTGAAAACCTTGCGAATGTCCTTTCCGAGAGCGGAATCGAAACCCCATTCCCGATTCAGGAAGCTACTTTGCCTTCAACCTTGGCCGGTGGCGATGTTCTTGGTCGTGGACAGACCGGATCCGGTAAGACCCTGGCATTCTCCTTGCCATTGGTAGCTCGTTTGGCTCAGCGCCCACAGCGTCGTAAGGCCCGTTTCCCACGTGCACTGATCATGGCACCAACTCGCGAATTGGCAACCCAGATCGCTAAGACCGTGGATCCACTGGCGAAGGCCACGGGGCTGCGTACCACCGTGATCTACGGCGGCGTGGCACAGAGCCGTCAGGAAAAGGCAATGAACGACGGCGTTGATATCGTCATCGCCTGCCCAGGTCGTCTTGATGATCTGATCAAGCAGAAGATCGTCGACCTGTCCCAGCTTGAAATTTCTGTTCTGGACGAAGCCGATCACATGGCGGATATGGGCTTCCTTCCAGTGGTTCGTCGCATCATGGACCGTATGCCAACCGGCATACAGCACATGCTGTTCTCCGCTACCTTGGATAACGGTGTGGACAAGGTGGTCAAGCGCTACCTGAGCAACCCAACCATTCACTCGGTGGATGCTCCTGAAGCTGCCGTGAACACCATGGAACACCACGTATTTGTGGTTCCAAGCGATGATAAGAAAGAACTCATTCGCGTTCTAGCTCAGGGCACAGCTCGTCGCATCATGTTCATGCGCACCAAGCACCACGCAAAGAAAATGGCAGTGACCTTGTCCAAGGCCGGCGTACCTGCGGTAGACCTTCACGGAAACCTTTCGCAGAACGCTCGCGACCGTAACCTCGCAGCCTTCGCCTCGGGCGAGGCCAAGGTTTTGGTTGCTACCGACGTTGCAGCTCGTGGCGTGCACGTTGATGGTGTGGAACTCGTAGTTCACATTGACCCACCTGCAGAGCACAAGGCTTACACCCACCGTTCGGGCCGTACCGCACGTGCCGGTTCGGATGGAACCGTCGTGACTATCTGCACCCCCGACCAGCAGGGCGACGTTGTCTCCTTGCTGAAGCAAGCTGGCCTGAAGGTACCTTTTGAAAAGGTGAGCCTGGATTCGCCAGTTGTTGCCAAGGTAGTTGGCGAAGTTGCTGAGCATGTTCCATACGTTGCTCCAGTGCAGCAGAAGCGTAACCCAGCGAAGAAGAAGCCTGCTGGCGAAACTTCGAACGCACGCGGTGGCCGTGGTGGCGGACGCAATGCCCGTGGCGGCAAGCCTGCCGGTGAGGCACAGGGCCGCGGAGGAGACCGCCGCCGTTCAGATCGTTCCGGTGCATCGAACCAGTCGGAGCGTCCAGCACGCGAATCACGCGGTGCTAACGCCGAGCGTCCATCACGTGGTGCCAACTCCGAGCGTCCTTCACGTGGCGCAAACACCGAGCGTCCTTCACGTGGTGCCCGCGGTGCTAACGCGGACCGTCCAACAAACTCCTCGCGCTCAGCACGATCCGGTGGTCGCAATGCTGCAGGTGCCGCAGGTGGCCGCTCACGTGGACCACGCCGTGCATCAAGCCCTGCTACCGGCGGGCGCTAA
- the pulA gene encoding pullulanase-type alpha-1,6-glucosidase, whose product MLALAPMAPLASIPAAADETSVTLAGSFQSLLGCSADWMADCEATSLQSTDQEGQYSLEVEVPAGNYEYKVALNKSFDTSYGLDGGEENIPLALSADSRLRFTFDTATGLTQVVPLDLRGEYSDTDADLVSAPVRQAGSGEQFYFVMTDRFANGSTANDTGGLEGDRLTTGFDPTNKGFFEGGDIAGLRSKLDYIQGLGTSAIWLTPSFKNMPVQGSGDDASAGYHGYWVTDFTQIDPHLGTNEELSELIDDAHKRGIKVYFDIIVNHTADLIDNKEKKYSYVEQSSVPYKDAQGQAFDPADYAGSDTFPELDASSSFPYTPVVSDQVKKVPDWLNDPTLYHNRGDSTWEGESVTYGDFQGLDDLMTENPKVVNGFAEVYKNWVDFGIDGFRIDTAKHVNFEFWEQWTKQVQDYARAQGKDDFFMFGEVYDADAKKLSPYVRKTEMNSVLDFTFQSAAAGFAGGNSAKTLSTLFSADDYYTTANTSADALPTFLGNHDMGRIGYFLNNSNQKLKRDELAHELMFLTRGQPVVYYGDEQGFAGTGGDKDSRQSLFASQVSDYQNQELITGEKLGTQDRYDSDSPLYQHIAALSKLRESNKALKGGAQVELYAQDSKGVYAFSRVDRDEKTEYLVALNNSEESADVELSTLTSDASYSALYGAEDKLSSAVDAKLNVTVPALSAVVYKADKNVDSAAFTPEISAPKSGAGLSGVSPVSVDLGEQAWAETSMSWREVGTEKWHLLGVAEGHTPRVFHDVSSLSQGTLVEYRAVSTNAAGEHSAASTYASVGNDVSGFAKEKPVESDISMVTVPGSHNTEMGCVTDWDPACEAAKLTEQPGGVYSGEFDVPAGDYEYKVAINGSWDLNYGAGGIVGGDNLKYSHEGGTIKFFFDPRNNIVQSDQQGPMITLPGSFQDELGCKSDWDPTCLATLMADGDADGTYEFTTEKIPAGTYEFKVSHNFGWDENYGVDGAAGGANYSLSVTEGKPVSFSYDSKTHLLQIGSDTHTVAGVGQTKAQWISADTLVIPRDLGSGERYALYASKDASLKLDGEEISGAKPIELKETIGGLSEEQRKKFPHLADYRTLRVELEREDVASALRSQLALARFDGEGDTQKLTAFTGVQSAGVIDDLYAKALEDVELGVSFTGKRPTFRLWAPTAQKATLLITDKKEKAARYAASYSEDSGVWTVKGKPQMAEAKYRWEVQVFVPETGKIETNIVTDPYSVALTTNSTHSVAVSLDDPHHQPKQWRKAKAKNVEKDVDRSIYELQIRDFSISDASVPENQRGRYGAFGANGAGSKQLKQLSEAGLTTVHLLPSFDIATIEEEQSQRVETDCDLKSLPAASSKQQECVTAHGDEDGFNWGYDPFHFMAPEGSYATNPEGANRVEEFRSMVGSLHSMGLEVVLDQVFNHTAASGQADRSVLDKIVPGYYHRLDATGKVETSTCCQNLATEHAAAQKLMVDSLVVWAKDYKVDGFRFDLMGHHSRETMEAVRSALDELKPGRDGVDGKSIYLYGEGWNFGEVADNARFYQATQGQLNGTGIGTFNDRLRDAVHGGSPVDSSSTFRQGFGTGLGTDPNGNKVNGSTEEALKDLGHETDLVKLGLAGNLEGFEFLTSDGSVHRGDELDYRGAKAGYASQPGEVINYVDAHDNETLYDLTVLKLPRDTSMEDRVRMNTLSQATVMYSQAVPFWHAGTELLRSKSLDRNSYNSGDWFNRIDFSGVENTFGSGLPPKADNGEKWDLMAPLLEDPALKPDVTAMANAEGAALDLLRTRKEVGLLRLGSADLIEQKVSFPLGGSEAEPGIIVMRIDDTVGKDADRKHDGALVLFNASPKESTQTLEELVGHDYSLAKALSGGSDDRVKSTSFDSATGELTIPARTAAVLVEPQGSAK is encoded by the coding sequence ATGCTGGCGCTCGCACCCATGGCGCCACTGGCTAGTATTCCTGCCGCAGCAGATGAAACTTCTGTGACTCTGGCCGGTTCTTTTCAGTCGTTGTTGGGATGTTCCGCTGACTGGATGGCTGACTGTGAAGCTACCAGTCTGCAATCCACGGACCAGGAAGGGCAATACAGCCTGGAAGTGGAAGTTCCGGCGGGGAACTATGAATACAAAGTAGCGTTGAACAAAAGCTTTGACACGTCTTATGGACTGGACGGGGGAGAAGAGAACATTCCCCTAGCACTGAGCGCGGATAGCCGATTGCGCTTCACCTTTGATACGGCTACGGGGCTGACGCAGGTTGTGCCACTGGACCTTCGCGGAGAATATTCCGATACTGACGCCGATTTGGTCTCTGCGCCGGTCAGGCAAGCCGGCTCTGGTGAGCAGTTTTATTTCGTCATGACAGACCGCTTTGCCAATGGGTCAACGGCTAACGACACCGGCGGTTTGGAAGGCGATCGGCTAACCACCGGGTTTGATCCGACGAACAAAGGATTCTTTGAAGGCGGTGACATCGCAGGCTTACGCTCCAAGCTTGACTACATCCAAGGCCTTGGCACCAGCGCCATCTGGCTCACACCCAGTTTTAAGAACATGCCGGTTCAGGGTAGTGGTGATGATGCCAGCGCCGGATACCACGGCTATTGGGTCACCGATTTCACTCAGATCGACCCACATCTAGGCACCAACGAAGAACTCTCCGAACTGATCGATGACGCCCACAAACGTGGCATCAAGGTGTATTTCGACATCATCGTGAACCACACCGCAGATCTCATCGATAATAAGGAAAAGAAGTATTCCTACGTTGAGCAATCTTCCGTTCCCTATAAGGACGCTCAGGGCCAAGCCTTTGACCCGGCGGACTACGCAGGCAGTGATACCTTCCCAGAGCTAGATGCTTCCAGTTCCTTCCCCTATACCCCGGTTGTTTCTGATCAAGTCAAGAAGGTCCCCGACTGGCTCAATGATCCAACGCTCTATCACAACCGCGGGGACTCAACATGGGAAGGCGAGTCGGTCACCTACGGCGATTTTCAAGGTCTTGATGACCTCATGACCGAAAATCCTAAGGTCGTCAACGGTTTCGCAGAGGTCTACAAAAACTGGGTGGACTTCGGAATTGATGGCTTCCGCATCGACACCGCAAAACATGTGAATTTTGAATTCTGGGAACAATGGACCAAGCAAGTCCAGGACTATGCTCGGGCCCAGGGTAAAGATGACTTCTTCATGTTTGGCGAAGTTTATGATGCCGATGCAAAGAAGCTTTCGCCCTACGTGCGTAAGACGGAAATGAATTCCGTCCTTGATTTCACGTTCCAATCTGCTGCTGCCGGTTTCGCGGGAGGCAATTCAGCCAAGACGCTAAGCACGCTGTTCTCGGCGGATGACTATTACACCACGGCAAATACTTCTGCTGATGCGCTACCAACTTTCCTCGGTAATCACGATATGGGGCGCATTGGGTACTTCCTGAACAACAGCAACCAGAAACTCAAACGTGATGAACTGGCCCATGAGCTGATGTTCCTGACTCGTGGCCAGCCGGTGGTTTACTACGGTGACGAACAAGGATTTGCAGGCACCGGTGGAGACAAGGACTCTCGCCAATCACTGTTCGCTTCTCAAGTCTCGGACTATCAGAACCAAGAGTTGATTACCGGCGAAAAGCTCGGAACCCAAGATCGTTATGACAGTGATTCTCCGTTGTATCAGCACATCGCGGCCCTCTCTAAACTTCGCGAATCAAACAAAGCGCTGAAGGGCGGGGCACAAGTAGAGCTATACGCCCAAGATTCCAAGGGAGTTTATGCTTTCTCGCGTGTGGACCGTGACGAGAAAACCGAATATTTGGTGGCCCTGAACAACTCGGAGGAATCCGCTGATGTTGAGTTGTCGACTCTGACCTCCGACGCAAGTTACTCAGCGCTCTATGGCGCGGAGGACAAACTCAGCAGTGCTGTGGACGCGAAACTCAACGTGACAGTGCCGGCGCTATCTGCAGTGGTTTATAAGGCTGACAAGAACGTAGATAGTGCTGCCTTCACACCTGAGATTTCCGCTCCAAAATCTGGGGCCGGGCTCAGCGGCGTATCACCCGTATCCGTGGATCTAGGCGAACAGGCGTGGGCTGAAACAAGCATGTCGTGGCGCGAAGTAGGCACCGAGAAGTGGCACCTACTGGGCGTGGCAGAAGGCCACACCCCGCGAGTCTTCCACGACGTTTCATCGCTATCACAAGGCACCTTGGTGGAATATCGCGCCGTGAGTACCAATGCCGCAGGTGAACACAGCGCAGCTTCCACCTATGCTTCCGTGGGCAACGACGTTTCCGGGTTCGCGAAGGAAAAACCGGTTGAATCGGATATCTCCATGGTTACCGTGCCAGGAAGCCATAACACCGAAATGGGTTGTGTCACCGACTGGGATCCGGCCTGCGAGGCAGCCAAACTCACTGAACAGCCTGGTGGGGTCTACTCTGGCGAATTCGATGTCCCAGCAGGGGACTATGAATACAAGGTAGCCATCAACGGATCATGGGATCTGAATTACGGCGCTGGTGGCATTGTCGGTGGTGACAACCTCAAATATTCTCACGAAGGCGGGACCATCAAGTTCTTCTTCGATCCACGCAATAACATCGTACAAAGCGATCAGCAGGGTCCGATGATCACCTTACCGGGAAGTTTTCAAGACGAGTTGGGCTGTAAATCCGACTGGGATCCAACCTGCCTCGCTACTTTAATGGCGGACGGTGATGCTGACGGTACCTATGAATTCACTACGGAGAAGATCCCGGCTGGTACCTACGAATTTAAGGTGTCACACAACTTCGGGTGGGACGAAAATTATGGCGTTGACGGTGCCGCCGGAGGTGCTAACTACAGTCTCTCGGTGACCGAAGGGAAGCCGGTGAGCTTCAGCTATGACTCGAAGACTCACCTGCTGCAGATTGGTTCTGACACCCATACAGTCGCCGGCGTTGGTCAAACGAAAGCGCAGTGGATTTCTGCAGACACCCTGGTCATTCCTCGTGATTTGGGTAGTGGCGAGAGGTATGCCCTTTACGCTTCCAAGGACGCCAGCTTGAAATTGGACGGTGAAGAGATCTCCGGTGCGAAGCCAATCGAGCTCAAGGAAACTATTGGTGGGTTGAGTGAAGAACAACGCAAGAAGTTCCCTCACCTTGCCGACTACCGTACCTTGCGTGTTGAGCTAGAGCGCGAAGACGTAGCCTCTGCATTGCGTTCACAACTGGCCTTGGCACGATTTGATGGCGAAGGGGATACCCAGAAACTCACCGCCTTCACCGGAGTTCAGAGTGCTGGTGTCATTGATGATCTCTATGCCAAGGCACTTGAAGATGTAGAACTCGGCGTGAGCTTCACCGGGAAACGCCCTACTTTCAGGCTCTGGGCTCCCACGGCCCAAAAAGCAACACTGCTGATTACTGACAAGAAGGAGAAGGCCGCCCGATACGCTGCTAGCTATTCGGAGGACAGCGGTGTGTGGACGGTGAAGGGCAAGCCTCAGATGGCTGAGGCGAAGTACCGTTGGGAAGTCCAGGTGTTCGTCCCGGAAACCGGCAAGATTGAAACGAACATCGTGACGGATCCTTATTCGGTAGCACTCACGACTAATTCCACTCACTCGGTGGCGGTGAGCTTGGACGATCCTCACCACCAGCCAAAACAATGGCGTAAGGCCAAAGCCAAAAACGTCGAAAAAGACGTGGACCGCAGCATCTATGAACTGCAGATCCGTGACTTCTCGATTTCAGATGCTTCGGTGCCCGAGAACCAGCGGGGCCGCTACGGAGCGTTTGGAGCCAACGGAGCCGGGAGTAAACAGCTCAAACAGCTTTCTGAGGCCGGCCTGACTACCGTTCACCTGCTGCCAAGTTTTGATATCGCCACCATCGAGGAGGAACAGTCGCAACGTGTTGAGACGGACTGTGATCTGAAGTCGCTGCCGGCAGCCTCAAGTAAACAACAAGAGTGCGTTACTGCCCACGGTGATGAAGACGGATTCAACTGGGGCTACGACCCCTTCCATTTCATGGCTCCGGAAGGCTCGTACGCCACGAACCCTGAAGGAGCGAACCGTGTCGAAGAATTCCGCTCAATGGTCGGTTCTTTGCACAGCATGGGGCTAGAAGTAGTGCTTGATCAGGTGTTCAACCACACGGCAGCTTCTGGTCAGGCCGATCGCAGTGTGCTCGATAAGATCGTGCCCGGTTACTACCACCGACTTGATGCCACCGGGAAAGTGGAAACCTCGACCTGCTGCCAGAACCTAGCTACGGAACACGCTGCGGCGCAGAAACTGATGGTTGATTCCCTGGTGGTGTGGGCCAAGGACTATAAGGTTGATGGATTCCGTTTTGACCTCATGGGCCACCACTCGCGAGAAACTATGGAAGCTGTACGCAGCGCATTGGATGAACTGAAACCGGGACGCGACGGAGTGGATGGCAAGTCCATTTACCTCTACGGCGAAGGATGGAATTTTGGTGAAGTGGCGGACAATGCTCGCTTCTATCAAGCCACTCAGGGTCAATTGAACGGTACCGGCATCGGGACCTTTAATGACCGACTGCGCGATGCCGTTCATGGTGGCAGTCCTGTTGACTCATCCTCAACATTCCGTCAGGGCTTTGGCACCGGCTTGGGCACGGATCCCAACGGCAACAAGGTGAATGGGAGCACCGAGGAAGCGTTGAAGGATCTCGGCCACGAAACTGACCTGGTGAAGCTCGGCTTGGCCGGCAACCTGGAAGGTTTCGAATTCCTGACTTCGGATGGCAGCGTGCACCGGGGCGATGAATTGGATTACCGCGGAGCGAAAGCGGGCTACGCCTCGCAGCCGGGGGAGGTGATCAACTATGTTGACGCGCACGATAACGAAACGCTCTACGACCTCACTGTGCTCAAGTTGCCACGAGATACCTCCATGGAAGATCGAGTGCGAATGAATACTCTCTCGCAGGCGACCGTAATGTATTCACAAGCTGTTCCGTTCTGGCATGCCGGAACCGAGTTATTGCGTTCAAAGTCTTTGGACCGAAATTCCTATAACTCGGGGGACTGGTTCAACCGCATCGACTTCTCCGGCGTGGAGAATACTTTTGGCTCCGGGCTTCCACCCAAGGCGGACAACGGTGAGAAGTGGGATCTGATGGCTCCACTATTAGAAGACCCTGCGCTCAAGCCCGATGTCACGGCGATGGCTAACGCTGAAGGGGCAGCTTTGGATTTGCTACGGACTCGTAAGGAGGTAGGTCTGTTGCGTTTGGGCTCAGCTGATCTCATCGAGCAAAAGGTGAGCTTCCCGCTGGGTGGGTCCGAAGCCGAACCAGGAATTATCGTGATGCGTATCGACGATACCGTGGGCAAGGATGCTGACCGCAAGCATGATGGGGCCTTGGTGCTCTTCAATGCCTCGCCGAAGGAGAGCACGCAGACCCTTGAGGAATTAGTAGGTCACGATTATTCGCTCGCTAAGGCGCTCTCGGGTGGAAGTGATGACCGGGTGAAGTCGACTTCGTTCGACAGTGCCACCGGTGAGCTGACTATTCCGGCGCGCACTGCGGCGGTGTTGGTGGAACCTCAGGGCTCGGCCAAGTAG